The segment CACATAGTCTATCTTGACCGCCACCTGAACATTCTGCTTTTTGTACAACAGCGTGGCAAAGCGCAGGGAGGCCGGAGCCCGTTGGCTGAATTTGTCGCGTAAAAACCGAATGGACAGCCCGGTATCGACAATGTCTTCGACCACCAGAATGTGGCGGTCTTTGATCTCCGCATTGATATCCTTGAGCATCATTACCTTTCCGGAGGAGATCTTTTCATCGCCGTAACTCGAGATCTTGATGAAATCCACTTCTAAATCCAACTCGATGTGTCGGATCAGATCCGCCATGAACAGAAACGCGCCGTTGAGCACTCCGATGATGATGGGCTGCTTGCCGCCATAGTCCTTGGTGATCTGCCGTCCCATCTCCATGACACGCCGGGCCAGCGTCTCCCGATCGATCAGCGTACGAAATTCGCCCTCATAAACGGCTTTTTCAAATTCCGATTTCGGATTCACACTGTTCCGCCAATCTCAATTCATAGATCCGCGTTGTCTCCGCTGTTACTTTGAAGCGGTCATCCAACCGTTGGCCGCACACCCAGACCACCTGATCGCCGCTCCACAGAATGGGGATGCGTCGGCGCAGATGACGCGGTACTTTCTCGTCAATAAAAAAATCGGACAGCGATTTGCTGCCCGCCAGATGCAACGGCCGGAAACGGTCAGCATCGCGCATGGGGCGCAGAGTCAGAGGCAGCGTCAGTTTATCGCCATCCACCCACGCGCGCTTTTTATCCTGATTGCGGCGGATGGTAGAAAGCGTCTCGTTTGCCATGAAGATTCGCAGGCGCCGGCCATCCCATAATGGAAAAGTACCCTGCAGCCGATCGATCCGGACCTCAGCGCACGGAGGAGGTCTGCGGCCGATGATCAAGAGCTTCCCGACTTTTTCGATAAACACCCGGCTGCCCAAAACTGCGTAGGCTTGTCCGCCTGTCCCGGATAGAATAGACAACGCGCGGTCGTACAACGCATGATCGAAAAAGGGTTCGTCGTCAACCAGCTTGCTTAAACACAAGCGTAACAGGTAT is part of the bacterium genome and harbors:
- the hpt gene encoding hypoxanthine phosphoribosyltransferase codes for the protein MEMGRQITKDYGGKQPIIIGVLNGAFLFMADLIRHIELDLEVDFIKISSYGDEKISSGKVMMLKDINAEIKDRHILVVEDIVDTGLSIRFLRDKFSQRAPASLRFATLLYKKQNVQVAVKIDYVGFEIPDEFVIGYGLDYKQILRNLPAVYVMD